TTAAATGCAGTCATAAAGCTAAAAACATAAGACACTAAAAACAATATAGAAAAGCAGGTCTATACAATTGGGTCTTGAGCTGCATTTTAAACGTGTCCACAGTGTCCACAAAGCACAGTCTCTTTTTGTTTGGAGCCTGAAGTGAACCAACGAACCCAGATCAGAGAACCTTAGAGGCCTGCTGCTGGTGCAGTAGCTCTTTAATGTAGGCAGGTGCTTGACCACACAAGGCTCTTATTCTGGATATCACAAGGATAAGTGGATTCAAAATTTGATAGGAAGCCAGTGTGACCCTTTGGAGGTCTTGGTCAGAAGCTTGGCTGCAGCATTTATGAAACACGTGTAGGCGATTTAGGGAAGTCTTGCTAAGACAcgtacaaaaagaaaaaaactatccTTTACCTTTGGTCAATTAAGATTAAGAATTGaccaataagataagataataattaCTTCTCTGATTTCTCTCCATATCATTCTTTTTGTGCTCACTTGCTTTTGTGTCTTTAACTGTGTCCCCCATAAAGAGCTTTGTGTTTGTGGGAACGCAGCCTGTTCAAAGTGACAGATGCTGCTGTCTGTGCTCTGCCGCTAGCTGTTGATACTGTATCTaaaggaccaaaaaaaaaaagtaccagcACCCGCATTGAATTCTAAGAAAGCTCAGATGATTGAAATGCCacctctgttgtttttctcatataCTTTATTCACAGTGAGGTTCTCTGCTATTCCAGGCTTCAGCTCTGCACCATATGTTCAAAACATACCCTCTGTGCTCTTCATCGGACATCcaagagacagagtgacagtcTTGAATGATAAGATGTataaaggaagaaagaaaatggaaaaaataatagaaaagaatATATCTGAATAAGAGGCGTCCATTCAGCACCTCTTCAAACACTCATACAAAGtgcttttcaaacaaaaaacaaaaaatgaaatatgttagAAAACACAAAGGCATCAAATCTACATTTTGCCTCAACTTTGCcccttatttttctttatcattCTTTGTCTTATCagagtaaaatacatttgtgctaattgattgattgataggCATGTGACCAAGTATTGATTCAGCCttactaaaaaaatattcaattcaataaataattgGCTGCTTAAGATTTTAACATACAGTGTATCTGTTTCTAAAATAACTTCTACTGTGagctcctctctttttttaaaggttacttttcagtttaatttctgCATCCTGCATACTTTCTGATAATCATCAGAGCTTTACCTCAGATGCTTTTCTGAATCTCTTGGACGTGTTCAGTTCAGATTGGGTTGCTTTGTTATCCGGAAAGATTTTCCTGCCGTCAGGAAACACATGCTTCATCAGATGAAAGTGAATCATTATGCCAGCTGTGATTACACTCTACAATGGCATCGAAGGAACAGTTAGCGCAACAGGAAAATGTCCCAGAAAATATGTCCCACTGTGCAGCAGAATCACAAGACACTTTTCACAGACTAGCACAGAAATTAAAAGACTTACTCAGGAAAACATTTATCTGCTTCAATACCTTGTTACTTACCTTGTTTTTCGGATCACATATGTCTTAATATGTGGTGATAGTTTGAAAATGTAAGAAGAAAACAGACTAGTATAGACTAAATAGTTTCAGTTATTATTTCTCACAACAGATTAGAAGATTAGACAATAAAATCTAGTCAGAAGTTTGTTGGTGcattcagataaataaacttgatttaataaaataatgatatatttagTCTTCAGCCCTACTGTGTAACATGTGAGGGATGAGGCCAGTCTTCCCTGTCACACTTTATTTGTGCTCATCTGGCACATAACTGAAGatggaaaaatgaataaatggaaGATTTCTTTAGAATTGACTCACCTAACTGCAATGTTTCAAATGAAATAGTTTCGCTTGAAAATGTCATGCATGCCTGATTTTGCCATTTGAGGACTAGAATTGAACTAAATACCTTTCTGTGCGTTTTATTCTCGATCCTTTTTTGTGAATGTTCATTCTGTGTCATTAATGTTCCTATAAAGCCCGAATGATACTCGTTTTAACTCAGAAGTTTGTATTACTTATCAGCCTAAATTTCCATCATCTGTTATTGATATATCTGCAATGTGCTAATATAGGCCAATTACTTTCATCATGCTCTACATTCAAATACCTCCTAAACTGGATTTTGATTTAAGATTTTTGAAGCTTTTTCCAAAATGaagaattcatttttaattttagttttaatttgagttttttttataaatagtttCCACTTTGATCTCAGCATCATCTTTTGTATTGTGACATCCCATAGATTCAGGTTATGTGTTGTCTGGAACCGCTTGTAGCTGACAGGTCTGTCTGAGTTATGGGCTCTCTGTTCAGCTGCCTCCTGACATGAGCATCAGAAACCAGCAAGAGGGTATGTTCTCTGCCCTCGTGTCTGTCAGCATCTTAATAAGGACTCATGATGTAAGACGAAGATGGAACAGGGCTGGAGAGGTACACTGAGTTGACTGAAATGTATCCTTATCTCACCTGTTATTTTTCAATCTCAAGAGAATGTGTATAATggaggagagctggagagaaaagtaaaagaacGAGTTATCATCAAGCTGTCTGCACATACGTAATGTACCTCCATGTTGCCATGACAAAACGCATGAAGGTTTGACACCTTCCATAATGAAAGAGACAACTCAAGGTCTTAAATAAACAGTatggaaacattttgttttaggGTCCATATTTGATCTTTCTGCTGAAGAATGAGTATTTGAATGCTGTCGTGACTTTAAATAGATGACTCTGTTCCTTGCCAGGGGTGTAAAGTAAATGAGTTTATGTCTACTCTGAATATAGCTGCAGCTTTAAGCAGAGCCCAAACTGGGAGAACATTAACTTAAGCACATGGTGTGTATGGTGAACAAGGTTCATTGCACTTTACATGCTTCTCTGTCTTCGTATCTCTCCATAGGTGATTCCTTTACAGTTATTTCTTAAGCTCCTATTTCCTTctcaacactgtgtgtgtgtgtgtgtgtgtgtgtgtgtgtgtgtgtgtgtgtgtgtgtgtgtgtgtgtgtgtgtgtgtgtgtgtgtgtgtgtgtgtgtgtgtgtgtgtgtgtgtgtgtgtgtgtgtgtgtgaatccaaTCCCTCTTCTTTACAGCTCCTCTTTCACTATTCCTCACTTTTCTATCCATCGTTCTCAGCGCTTTcttccaaacacaaacactctctccTCGGTTCACCTCTGCCCTtgtccttcttttctctcttttcctctctttcctcttcttggCCCCAGTGTGGCTCCATCCCTCCAGTACGTCTGCTACTGACAAATGAGGCCACTGCCTGGCCGCAAGCAGCGGTGCATCAAGGGCATGACAATTACAGATACGGAGTCTGACTTTTCTCTTCGCTAACCTGGTCTTAACATGCTCAGTCCCTGTGTCTCCCTGAAAGAGCACTATTCTGTAGCTGAGAGGTTGAATCTAGAGGTAGAACAGACTACAGATTATTGTCTTATCACACTTTATGCATGACATTATTCCCTGTTTCACCAAATAGTTGGTGTCACATTTAAAATCTCCAGAGTGAGTAGATAATGGCTGAACTTTTTAATTCCTGTTGACCTTATTCTACACAATAAATTaggaaaatgtttgcatttgatCTGAGGTCTTAAAATGCTTTGCTATTGTGGTCAATTAAATGTTGAACATCTCAAACACCTAtcatgtgttgatgttgaatttACTGTCTGATTTCAATATCTCTGGATGGATGTTTATATGCCATATAAAGGTTTCTTAAGAAGGTCTTAAAATGCTTTGCTATTGTGGTCAATTAAATGTTGAACATCTCAAACACCTAtcatgtgttgatgttgaatttATATGGGGTATaataggtttcttaagaagatcCCGACGAGCTGTCCCTTCAATTTAGTTGAGGTTTCATTCTTAACAACCTGGTTCatgctttcatttattattcctattttttgggggggttggTGGGGTTAACTATGAatttttacaatgtgttttaagaaagcttaatgtgtgtttatagaGTAGCATTTAGGTCAGTCTCCATTTTGCTTCTGCATCCATAGATAAGATATCTTACAAAGTGTCCTCCCACACACATACTGCATGCTGAGTCTGATAATATGCGATGGAAAATGTAGTCTTACTCTGAATTATTGACCATTACAGGAAGCCAAACGGGAGAGAATGATGTTCTGTGTAGGTGGTATTTCAGTCTGTGTGCGTGGGATTGAAGTGTTATGACACTTCCAAATTACTATATCAGTACAATGTTCAGCTCAGCTCTGGCTGCTGAACCATCGACAGAAGGATGATATTACTAAAGTATATTAATAGCATATTATCCCAGTACTGACACTTAAGCTTGCAACTACAGTTTCTGCAAAAAGACTGAGAGTGAAACCTGCAGAACACTGAGCACTGTAGATTAAGCAATGCTTTCATCTAACGATTAGCAGTGGTTTGTTCAGCTGATACCTTCTCTCTGAATTTCTCATTGCTATATTTACTAAGCTATCAAAACCTTGAGTGTGTCACAATTTCTTCTCTCGCTGAACTGTGATGCATCAACGTCGCGGGTGAACTGTTGTCACTTAGCTCCCTGAGAAATAGAAATCTTGAGGATTTGTCTTTCTGTCACTTCGGGGATGTCTTAATCCCATCATTTTCCCtaaacttttctcttttttttatacccCTGCAGCTCTCTTTACAGAGGTGCCACACGACATTGCAGCGCAGAGCGGTGAGGATGTAGAGATGGCTTGTTCCTTCCGTGGGGCGGGCTCTCCCTCCTACTCGCTGGAGATCCAGTGGTGGTACATCAAGCACCACAGAGACTGGAAAGAGAAGCCTGCCCAGATCACGAATAATGTAAGACGTAAAGAAAGCATTTTGTTTGATATGTGCAGTTATTCTCGGGGGACTACTTGTACCCCAGTGGGtaaaaaagatcattttttaaaagtaaatccATATATTTGTATTAAGGGGGGGAGGGTATCCAAATAGGATTGAAAACTGTTGTGATGGGATCTTTAGCAAATTACAATAAGGGGGTAACTGCTCATATACTATGAACTCCTGAATGCGGACAACTCAAGTGTAACAATATTTAAGATAATGATTCATGATGaataaaatgcaatttatgatgcattcataagaaaaacatattattgATGATGCCAATAAAGGGGTCCATAGGCTCACCAAATAGGAATGTGGGgatataacagaaaaaaaaaagattgggactaaatgtattattgtagaCTACAGTAGGATGACTGAGTTTATATGGTGCTTCGAAGACACCACTGTATATTATACATCATAAATACAGCAAGACATCCAGTGATACATGTACaaatcaggtaaaaaaaaacctctataACATTGTCTGTACatcataattatataatttcAGGTAACGTGTgtagatatacatatacactAAGTAGAGGAAGAATCTCAAGAAATGCAACAAGCCCAACAATTACCCTAAAAAACATCTCCCTAATCTCACATCTCCCGGCTTTCTGCAAGTAATTGTCTAATGTTCATGTGCGAATAATCAACCCTTTCTTTGGATTATGCCTATGGTTTCAAGGAatcaatttcagtttttatcttacaaaacaacatgtgtgGTTTCCAGTAAAAAAGGACAATAGAAAACCAAATGGAACTAATTTTTTAACTAATATCTTTGAGATGCATATGGTTATTGCTTGAAAGCTATTTTCTCATACATTAGGGCTTTTATCTCACTCAGCAACCCAAGgtgaaacatttctttttttatctgttcagtAGAGTCACTAAGTCCGCTTTCTGTATCACTATTTCAGTTTCTGCAATACAATTTATTTGGAAAGAATGGCTCGGACTGAACCTAAAGCTCAATATATATCAGGCAGGAGGAAATGCAAACCCTCTGGCACGGAAGCGAAGGGATAATTGCTGATTAGCATTTGCCAGCACTGGGGGAACAGGTTGACTCTCTCCCGTCATGGGGGAACTCAGGCTCCCCTGTTGTGCCTCTAGACACTATAATTGGCACTGAGAAAGAAATAGATTTTCAAAATCTCTGTCTGCTCCATGCATAATTCATACCTATGCCCAAAAGAATACCTCTGTGCCTTtgcatacacattcacacacacactcctgctcAGAGGCTTACGTGCTTGGGGTTGTTAAGTGTGTGCTcatacagacacatttaaacatgcaCATATAAGCGTGCGTACCCACGCACACAGTACATAAAGCTCAACCACCAGAGAGAAAATGGTAACTACAAGGAAGCCTTGTTAAGAAAAGATTGctgaaaacatcaaacatgtttGTCCACTGCAATGTTTTGCTAGTGTGAGATGTTTTTAGAAATGTGCATCTGTTGCTAATGTATCATCCATATTTCCTGCGCAGGTTGCACCCCTGGAGGAAACTTCCAAAGACGCCACCAAAATTAGTGTGAGTTTGATCCTGCGTCAACTGTCAACAAGCACAAACAACAAGGACTATATCAAAGAAAActagcagattttttttttcattataatgAATATGAAAGACATCCAAGCTTTTGCTAGCTCCATTTCTATAATCCATTTAAACCTTATCCTTAATAAAAGAGCTTAGATGATGTTTCCTATACAGCTTCAAATAACAATACATCATCTTTTGTCCCCGTCAGGTGGTAAAAGTAGCCGGCAGCAACATCTCCCACAAGCTCCGTCTCTCCAGCGTCAAGCCCTCAGACGAGGGCACGTATGAGTGTCGCGTCATTGACTTCAGCGGCACCGTGGCACAGCAGCACCGCGTTCGCGCCTACCTCCAGGTGGAGCCTGAGAGGAGTCAGGGGCCAGATGACTTCAAGCTGCAGGAGCCAGGGCAGGGGTCACATGGGAGCCACCATCACGCCCGCCACCAGACAGAGGGCAGGGAGCTGAAGAGGAGATCAGCTGGCAGCACCACTGACTGTAATGAGAGCTGTGTGCTTTAGAGTGGGCAGTCTGCCCGTCTGTCTGCATGTCCATGACTTATCTCTTAATAGGGACTGTCATCAACACACACGTCACCACAGAGTCGCAGTGTCGGACGTAACTGGACCCTTTGTGTttcatggtgtgtttgtttatctttaatatttctgtttggATGCCAATGCTGTTGAATGCCAATGAAGGGCAACATTTTATTGACTCTATATATGcttatttttcttgttgttgctTTGTCTCTGTGCTTTCCTCCTATTGCATTAGGTGACAGTTAGGCTGTATtcacagaggttttttttgtcagagcaggACTCTCTTAATGGCCAGAAGAGTTAAAGTACAGGCAGTGTAGTGTCAGAATTATCATGGAAATCATAAATACTAAATAGGTGATAGAGACACACAACATACCATTTCCTTTGCAATGTGCCAGGTTTACTGTCTTTAACCAAAACATGTGCAAAAAGCTGCAGTATTTTAATGCTTTCTAAGGAATTAAGAATAAATTAAGCTTTTTTCTTCACCTGAGAACTTTTCaaattgcatttcatttatctaatatttgttttaaactacaatgcttttcacaataaaaaggtATGCCTTCATAACACCAAGATTATATCAATTCGTATGTAAATTTACATTTGGCACTGTAGACTTTTGCTGTTATCATTAAGTTTAGTCTGTGCTATCTTAACCAAATGACTCAAGAAACACAACTAGAACATTAATCACTCcaattttgtcatattttctcatcctcagtatgactttttttcatctgaatCACATTCTTCTCAAGACTGTGTTTGTTCTAAGTGCTGCTGTTTGGTATCTGTTCTGTTCAATACATCTATTTGAAATGACTGGGTCATTTTTCGTTATTTGGTATtcagtgttgtattttattcctATTGGCTGCATAAACTACCTGGTTTGTAGATCCTTATGTCCTTAATTTGAACTGTGAAGTAAAatcacactttatttatttgaacctGATACATGTTGCGGATGGAAGGAAGACATTTCCTGCATACCTTTCAAGCATAGTTCTAGTTTTTGTATCTACTATAGGGTTGTAAAAGGATAGGTTATTCAGTTTTGTGTATTCTATTCAAAATGATCTTAACGGTTGCATTGCTGTGTGTTGCACCACAAATACGGTACCTTTTACAGAAGCTCTCCAGCCGTTTTTAATACTTGCAACTACTGCTTGTGGCCAGAAGAGGACAGCACTTCCTCTAACTTTAGGAAAATGAATCCCACACATGCATAGAGAAACAcctgtattataataataataataataataataattaagcctttattagtcccacaatggggaaattatttctctgcatttaacccatcccggaggagcagtgggctgcaatgaagcgcccggggagcaacttggggttaggtgtcttgctcaaggacacctcggcatgttgccggtagaggggtttgaaccaccaacctagtggttacgggacaagcgctctacctcatgtgccacagccgccaaatatacattttacaaaaagttgACTTGTTTTAGGCCATAAAAAACAGCAGTACAAACTGTACAGAGTAGCACTTCAGTTTGCAAGACTCATTACCTAAAGACATCCCAGGGCTTTTCAAATGATTTGTGCCCTGGAGGTACAAGGAGGGAAGTAAAAAGTTTGAATTGAATACAGTATGTCACCCACATGTAGGGTTGAATGTGGTAAAAAACTTAGACTAGCTCTTTTGATCATGGTTGTTCGGATTGTGTGAGAAATCTGACTGGTTgaaacattaacacaaaaaatCATGAGACATGTGTAACAACTCTTTTAATCGTGGCactttaaaagtataaaaatagtACATAGTAACTAAAATGCTCACCATCACTTCAGATCACCGCAAATATTCTGTTAAAAGCTATGCATGCATTTGTTCAGCCTTAATGAGTACAAAGCGTTCACATTAACCTATGTATGCCtctgaataaaaatagatacaCATGAAGCCATCAGGATATACAGTGAGATTTAAAAGTATTTGAATAGAAAAGCTTTTTATGTATTAACCAAAAGCATTCGCTGCTCTTTAGATGGTTAAACGGTTAACAATTCTGACTTAAGAGTAACAGAACTGCTGTCTATTTGACTGTAAAGGTTGAAAAGCTTTATTATCCAATAATGACATTGCGGTA
This portion of the Anoplopoma fimbria isolate UVic2021 breed Golden Eagle Sablefish chromosome 17, Afim_UVic_2022, whole genome shotgun sequence genome encodes:
- the vstm2l gene encoding V-set and transmembrane domain-containing protein 2-like protein — encoded protein: MGSSGVMIRILQYVGLYIQLNAALNVGQTEVDNRISGNALFTEVPHDIAAQSGEDVEMACSFRGAGSPSYSLEIQWWYIKHHRDWKEKPAQITNNVAPLEETSKDATKISVVKVAGSNISHKLRLSSVKPSDEGTYECRVIDFSGTVAQQHRVRAYLQVEPERSQGPDDFKLQEPGQGSHGSHHHARHQTEGRELKRRSAGSTTDCNESCVL